In one Nocardioides sp. NBC_00368 genomic region, the following are encoded:
- a CDS encoding protein kinase domain-containing protein produces the protein MSDSNGIPDNNPRGPQPSFERPAVDDPDKTTIRPRIARPDGPTGTPPPPPPPPPTRTPPPPPPPPAQTPAQTATPVPTQAPGQPTPPPPPAAQDTPGMIGPYRLEQQVASNDNAVVHKATDTRLNRAVAIKVLLGRSARDPEFVSRFDKQATLMAKLDSPHIMGVYTNGRTSDGAPYLVSQFADGGDLGSLLKARGRLPGPMAADICAQIADGLAAIHSPEVGVVHGDVKPSNILLRDGNTPPYAYLSDFAAARADDSATARPGIHSGAWDYLAPERGMGAPASPASDLYSLGCLFYELVTGEVPFTGANDVETAMAHSAQPIPTLPGRDDFTLQANDLLSGQGGLLTKDPAARSSDAVRVRDRFAAMAGRQMGFASGATVTLKRAKTKWWVAAGAAAAVFVAGGAALGITLTTTENTPEKPKPAVSGDITGDRLGDLVLGAPFGDINYNWDTNAATLFASTGKGFKAGTGKNLKFGNLLGDLDADGRVDVVQVSGVGSTFSVDSSAKDQPDGSIQVPASGKRLAMFCADFNGDGRDDVAMTSVGNGTKLPADDAELGKLEDLKFHVTVTLSKADNTWAKSADWYTGPWKGTTFDINFEVADLDGDKRADIVMGAKEASPAAAVLLMSQGSKLTKTVLKVPGPDGDRVAGSSSFADVTGDGKDEMITREIVNQKWVIRVYSYDPKGKKFVSEPSWDLDDPVRNDDALSGSQIFAVADVNGDGRDDLVNPLRAGDGDYEYLNKASVMISGKDGFTVETWEMPGADEFMTHPPLRKASNNNGTGTL, from the coding sequence ATGAGCGATTCCAACGGAATCCCCGACAACAACCCTCGCGGGCCCCAGCCTTCCTTCGAGCGCCCGGCCGTCGACGACCCCGACAAGACCACGATCCGGCCGCGGATCGCTCGACCCGACGGGCCTACCGGTACGCCGCCTCCGCCGCCCCCACCGCCGCCGACCCGGACGCCACCCCCGCCCCCTCCGCCTCCGGCGCAGACCCCGGCGCAGACCGCGACGCCGGTGCCTACGCAGGCGCCAGGACAGCCCACGCCACCCCCGCCCCCTGCGGCCCAGGACACCCCCGGGATGATCGGGCCCTACCGGCTCGAGCAGCAGGTGGCGTCCAACGACAACGCCGTCGTCCACAAGGCGACCGACACCCGGCTCAACCGAGCGGTCGCCATCAAGGTCCTCCTCGGGCGGAGCGCGCGCGACCCCGAGTTCGTATCGAGGTTCGACAAGCAGGCCACGCTGATGGCCAAGCTCGACTCTCCCCACATCATGGGCGTCTACACCAACGGCAGGACCAGCGACGGCGCTCCTTATCTGGTCTCCCAGTTCGCCGACGGCGGCGACCTCGGCTCGCTGCTGAAGGCTCGCGGCCGGCTGCCTGGGCCGATGGCCGCCGACATCTGTGCCCAGATCGCCGACGGCCTGGCGGCGATCCACTCGCCGGAGGTCGGGGTCGTGCACGGCGACGTGAAGCCGTCGAACATCTTGCTGCGGGACGGCAACACCCCGCCGTACGCGTACCTCTCCGACTTCGCGGCGGCGCGTGCTGACGACTCGGCCACGGCCCGGCCCGGTATCCACTCCGGTGCGTGGGACTACCTGGCGCCCGAGCGCGGCATGGGGGCGCCGGCGAGCCCGGCCAGCGACCTCTACTCGCTGGGCTGCCTGTTCTACGAGCTGGTCACCGGGGAGGTGCCCTTCACCGGGGCGAACGACGTCGAGACCGCGATGGCCCACAGCGCCCAGCCGATCCCCACGTTGCCCGGTCGGGACGACTTCACCCTGCAGGCCAACGACCTGCTCTCCGGTCAGGGCGGCCTGCTCACCAAGGACCCGGCCGCGCGGTCCAGCGATGCCGTTCGGGTCCGGGACCGGTTCGCGGCCATGGCGGGGCGTCAGATGGGGTTCGCCTCCGGGGCGACCGTCACGCTCAAGCGCGCCAAGACCAAGTGGTGGGTTGCCGCGGGGGCGGCAGCGGCGGTCTTCGTCGCAGGCGGCGCCGCGCTCGGGATCACCCTCACCACCACGGAGAACACCCCTGAGAAGCCCAAGCCCGCCGTAAGTGGAGACATCACCGGAGACCGGCTGGGCGACCTGGTTCTCGGTGCGCCCTTCGGTGACATCAACTACAACTGGGACACCAACGCCGCCACCCTGTTCGCCTCGACGGGCAAGGGTTTCAAGGCAGGCACCGGCAAGAACCTCAAGTTCGGCAACTTGCTCGGTGACCTGGATGCTGATGGTCGAGTCGATGTGGTTCAGGTCTCCGGCGTCGGGTCGACGTTCAGCGTCGATTCCAGCGCCAAGGACCAACCCGACGGTTCCATCCAGGTTCCTGCCTCGGGCAAACGCCTGGCGATGTTCTGCGCCGACTTCAACGGGGACGGCCGCGACGATGTCGCCATGACCTCGGTCGGCAACGGCACCAAGCTGCCCGCGGACGACGCCGAGCTCGGAAAGCTCGAGGACCTGAAGTTCCATGTCACGGTCACGCTGAGCAAGGCCGACAACACGTGGGCCAAGAGCGCCGACTGGTACACCGGTCCGTGGAAGGGCACCACGTTCGACATCAACTTCGAGGTCGCCGACCTCGATGGCGACAAGCGGGCCGACATCGTCATGGGCGCGAAGGAGGCCTCGCCGGCCGCCGCGGTTCTGCTGATGAGCCAAGGCTCAAAGCTCACCAAGACCGTACTCAAGGTGCCCGGACCGGACGGTGATCGGGTTGCCGGGTCGTCGAGCTTCGCCGACGTCACTGGTGATGGGAAGGACGAGATGATCACCCGAGAGATCGTGAACCAGAAGTGGGTCATCCGCGTCTACTCCTACGATCCGAAGGGCAAGAAGTTCGTCTCCGAGCCGTCGTGGGACCTCGACGACCCCGTCCGGAACGACGACGCGCTCAGCGGGTCTCAGATTTTCGCGGTCGCCGACGTCAACGGCGACGGCCGGGACGACCTGGTCAACCCGCTGCGTGCAGGTGACGGGGACTACGAATACCTCAACAAGGCCTCGGTCATGATCTCCGGCAAGGACGGGTTCACCGTCGAGACCTGGGAGATGCCCGGCGCCGACGAGTTCATGACCCACCCACCGTTGCGCAAGGCGTCCAACAACAACGGCACCGGAACGCTCTAG
- a CDS encoding transcriptional regulator has translation MRTRTTVRTCRLAAVGLSLGLALTMTACGSEDTDSDADAAVEVESSAPASESPSAAPAGAETEVKIGKTLKDPDMGDTIEVVSAVRDFPSTEEADLIAEGGEVVLLQVKIKPGTEYGGRISEGNFEISWDNGGDFESSDTRLMTEELTAAKRTPLEDVQRRDGGEHTGWIAFQVEEKADTYLIEYERDGAKVIGSDKTIAEFTEQVEIPAS, from the coding sequence ATGCGTACTCGCACCACCGTCCGGACCTGCCGACTGGCCGCCGTGGGCCTCAGCCTCGGTCTCGCGCTCACGATGACCGCATGCGGTTCCGAGGACACCGACAGCGACGCGGACGCCGCGGTCGAGGTCGAGTCCAGCGCACCGGCATCCGAGTCTCCGTCAGCGGCGCCCGCGGGCGCCGAGACCGAGGTGAAGATCGGGAAGACGCTGAAGGACCCCGACATGGGTGACACGATCGAGGTCGTCTCGGCGGTCCGCGACTTCCCGTCGACGGAGGAGGCGGACCTCATCGCCGAGGGCGGCGAGGTGGTGCTGCTGCAGGTGAAGATCAAGCCCGGCACGGAGTACGGCGGCCGGATCTCCGAGGGGAACTTCGAGATCTCGTGGGACAACGGCGGTGATTTCGAGAGCTCCGACACCCGTCTGATGACCGAGGAGCTGACCGCCGCGAAGCGTACGCCGCTCGAGGACGTGCAGCGGCGCGACGGCGGTGAGCACACCGGCTGGATCGCCTTCCAGGTGGAGGAGAAGGCCGACACGTACCTCATCGAGTACGAGCGCGACGGCGCGAAGGTGATCGGCTCGGACAAGACCATCGCCGAGTTCACGGAGCAGGTGGAGATCCCCGCCTCGTGA
- the eccCa gene encoding type VII secretion protein EccCa, with protein MTIAATAGGTRTEEPEVPEGELALNAPPAIEEGEGVGGVLMNAIPMLGSLGSIVLVATMQPAGGTGGGAPIQKYLAAGMFLFATLGFIFVQIDRQRKQKQKQVGGQRTDYLRYLAGVRQSARRAGEQQRKALTWHYPAPSSLPAIAEERSRLWERPNTHKRYLDVRYGVAHQPLALTLVPPQQTPIDQVDPASASALHRLLTVHRVQPDLPAATNLRGFDKMEICGNEDQARALARALICGMTAFHSPEQLIVAVLTSERNLAEWDWVKWLPHAQSGREVDAVGPRRMVVTNINDLGALLPTEVGERARWGTDDRIPSPQVVVIVDGGSVPPGNHVLPDDGIQGVTVIDLPTHWDELFDSSRVRFLIDDEEPDENNTVPGYQVRVRMDPVRLRVDQMSMADAEAYARRLTALYTVAPEGSDAAAETPQDTEIAAPKDYMALLGLGDVRSFDPDVAWRPRANRDRLRVPVGVGEAGQQVYMDIKESAQQGMGPHGLVIGATGSGKSEFLRTLVLGLVLTHPPEVLNLVLVDFKGGATFAGMAGMPHVSAVITNLEGELTLVDRMQDALSGEMTRRQELLREAGNFSSLKDYEKARTQDPSMDPLPSLFIVVDEFSEMLSAKPEFIDLFVAIGRLGRSLGIHLLLASQRLEEGRLRGLDSHLSYRVGLRTFSAQESRTVLGVPDAYELPAVPGLGYLKPDPTSMQRFRAAYVSGPPAAGSRIRRDEGGKLQGIFPFSIAEVKQLAMPVEEEERPAAPVVGADGVEKSMLDIAVDRMTGHGRPAHQVWLPPLDIPDTLDSLMPDLTTSPELGLHSPAWKRLGGLVVPLGIVDKPREQLRDTLTVDLRGAAGHVAVIGAPRTGKSTTLRTIVTSMSLTMTPQEVQFFVLDFGGGTFAPLAKLPHVSGVGTRSEPDVVRRVLAEISGIIDRREAYFRAQGIDSIETYRTRRARGQADDGWGDVFLVIDGWGTLRADFDDLEYAIQEIAPRGLTFGVHIVAAAGRWAEFRSSMRDVFGTKLELRLGDPMDSELDRKLAALVPTGRPGRGIVKEKLHFLSALPRMDGDGSAATLGDGVDDLISRISAAWQGPAGPKLRLLPEQITIERIREQAGVTEENPGKRLLLGINEKELAPVGLNPDAEPHLLVFGDGQSGKSTLLRNIAREIMRTHSPKEAQIAVVDYRRSMLGEIPDDYLVSYLTSATQATPALSDLADYLSKRIPGPDVTPEQLRNRSWWTGADLFLLVDDYDLVATQQGSPVAPLQPLMAQARDVGLHVIIARRSGGASRSLYESVIQSMRDLAMPGLLLSGNPDEGPLIGNLKPVPTRPGRGRLVTRDRGIEVVQLAWSESSV; from the coding sequence GTGACTATCGCTGCGACAGCCGGCGGTACCCGCACCGAGGAGCCGGAGGTCCCCGAGGGGGAACTCGCACTCAACGCTCCGCCGGCTATCGAAGAGGGCGAGGGTGTCGGCGGTGTTCTCATGAACGCCATCCCGATGCTCGGGAGTCTCGGTTCGATCGTGCTGGTCGCCACGATGCAGCCCGCGGGCGGCACCGGTGGCGGTGCTCCGATCCAGAAGTACTTGGCCGCGGGCATGTTCCTCTTCGCGACGCTCGGCTTCATCTTCGTGCAGATCGACCGCCAGCGGAAGCAGAAGCAGAAGCAGGTCGGTGGGCAGCGCACCGACTACCTGCGCTACCTGGCCGGTGTCCGGCAGTCGGCCCGCAGGGCGGGTGAGCAGCAACGCAAGGCCCTGACCTGGCACTACCCGGCGCCGTCCTCCTTGCCGGCGATCGCCGAGGAGCGCAGCCGGCTGTGGGAGCGCCCGAACACCCACAAGCGCTACCTGGACGTCCGCTACGGCGTCGCCCACCAGCCCCTGGCCCTGACTCTCGTCCCGCCCCAGCAGACCCCGATCGACCAGGTCGACCCGGCCTCGGCGAGCGCCCTGCACCGGCTGCTGACCGTCCACCGGGTCCAGCCCGACCTGCCGGCGGCGACCAACCTGCGCGGTTTCGACAAGATGGAGATCTGCGGCAACGAGGATCAGGCCCGAGCGCTCGCCCGGGCCCTGATCTGCGGGATGACGGCCTTCCACTCCCCGGAGCAACTGATCGTCGCCGTGCTCACGTCCGAGCGCAACCTGGCCGAGTGGGACTGGGTCAAGTGGCTCCCCCACGCCCAGAGCGGCCGCGAGGTCGACGCCGTCGGGCCGCGCCGCATGGTGGTCACCAACATCAACGACCTCGGCGCGCTGCTGCCCACCGAGGTCGGCGAGCGCGCCCGCTGGGGCACCGACGATCGGATCCCCTCGCCGCAGGTCGTCGTCATCGTCGACGGTGGTTCGGTCCCGCCGGGCAACCACGTGCTGCCGGACGACGGCATCCAGGGCGTCACCGTCATCGACCTGCCGACCCACTGGGACGAGCTCTTCGACTCCAGCCGGGTGCGGTTCCTGATCGACGACGAGGAGCCCGACGAGAACAACACCGTCCCCGGTTACCAGGTCCGGGTACGCATGGACCCGGTCCGGCTCCGCGTGGACCAGATGAGCATGGCCGACGCCGAGGCCTACGCCCGCCGCCTGACCGCTCTCTACACGGTGGCTCCGGAGGGCTCCGATGCGGCCGCCGAGACCCCGCAGGACACCGAGATCGCGGCGCCGAAGGACTACATGGCGCTGCTCGGTCTGGGCGACGTACGCTCCTTCGACCCCGACGTCGCCTGGCGTCCGCGCGCCAACCGCGACCGGCTGCGGGTGCCGGTCGGTGTCGGCGAGGCCGGCCAGCAGGTCTACATGGACATCAAGGAGTCGGCCCAGCAGGGCATGGGTCCGCACGGTCTCGTCATCGGCGCGACCGGGTCCGGTAAGTCCGAGTTCCTCCGCACCCTCGTCCTCGGTCTGGTGCTCACCCACCCGCCAGAGGTCCTCAACCTGGTGCTCGTCGACTTCAAGGGTGGTGCGACCTTCGCCGGGATGGCGGGCATGCCGCACGTCTCCGCGGTGATCACCAACCTCGAGGGCGAGCTCACCCTGGTCGACCGTATGCAGGACGCGCTCTCCGGCGAGATGACCCGCCGCCAGGAGCTGCTGCGCGAGGCCGGCAACTTCTCCTCGCTGAAGGACTACGAGAAAGCCCGTACGCAGGACCCCTCGATGGATCCGCTGCCGTCGCTGTTCATCGTGGTCGACGAGTTCTCCGAGATGCTCTCGGCCAAGCCCGAGTTCATCGACCTGTTCGTCGCGATCGGTCGACTGGGCCGATCCCTCGGCATCCACCTGCTGCTCGCCTCGCAGCGTCTCGAGGAGGGCCGGCTGCGTGGTCTCGACTCGCACCTCTCCTACCGCGTCGGCCTGCGTACTTTCTCCGCGCAGGAGTCGCGGACCGTGCTCGGGGTGCCGGACGCCTACGAGCTTCCGGCGGTCCCCGGCCTCGGCTACCTCAAGCCCGACCCGACGTCGATGCAGCGGTTCCGGGCTGCGTACGTCTCCGGGCCGCCGGCCGCCGGGTCCCGGATCCGGCGCGACGAGGGCGGCAAGCTGCAGGGCATCTTCCCGTTCTCGATCGCCGAGGTGAAGCAGCTGGCGATGCCGGTCGAGGAGGAAGAGCGTCCGGCGGCCCCGGTCGTCGGTGCGGACGGCGTCGAGAAGTCGATGCTCGACATCGCCGTCGACCGGATGACCGGCCACGGCAGGCCGGCCCACCAGGTCTGGTTGCCGCCGCTCGACATCCCCGACACGCTCGACTCGCTGATGCCCGACCTGACCACCTCGCCCGAGCTCGGCCTGCACTCGCCGGCCTGGAAGCGGCTCGGCGGGCTGGTGGTGCCGCTCGGCATCGTCGACAAGCCTCGCGAGCAGCTGCGTGACACGCTCACCGTGGACCTGCGCGGCGCCGCCGGTCACGTCGCGGTCATCGGTGCGCCCCGCACCGGTAAGTCGACCACGCTCCGCACCATCGTCACCTCGATGTCGCTGACGATGACGCCGCAGGAGGTCCAGTTCTTCGTGCTCGACTTCGGTGGCGGTACGTTCGCACCGCTGGCCAAGCTCCCGCACGTCTCCGGCGTCGGCACCCGTTCCGAACCGGACGTCGTACGCCGCGTCCTGGCCGAGATCTCGGGCATCATCGACCGCCGCGAGGCCTACTTCCGGGCACAGGGCATCGACTCGATCGAGACCTACCGCACCCGCCGCGCCCGCGGCCAGGCCGACGACGGCTGGGGCGACGTCTTCCTCGTCATCGACGGCTGGGGCACGCTGCGCGCCGACTTCGACGACCTGGAGTACGCCATCCAGGAGATCGCTCCGCGTGGCCTGACCTTCGGTGTCCACATCGTCGCCGCGGCCGGCCGGTGGGCCGAGTTCCGCTCCTCGATGCGCGACGTCTTCGGCACCAAGCTCGAGCTGCGTCTCGGTGACCCGATGGACTCCGAGCTCGACCGCAAGCTGGCCGCCCTGGTCCCGACCGGGCGTCCGGGTCGAGGCATCGTGAAGGAGAAGCTCCACTTCCTCAGCGCACTGCCCCGGATGGACGGCGACGGCTCCGCGGCGACGCTGGGCGACGGCGTGGACGACCTGATCTCCCGGATCTCCGCCGCCTGGCAGGGTCCTGCCGGCCCGAAGCTGCGGCTGCTGCCGGAGCAGATCACGATCGAGCGGATCCGGGAGCAGGCCGGGGTCACCGAGGAGAACCCCGGCAAGCGGCTGCTCCTGGGCATCAACGAGAAGGAGCTGGCTCCGGTCGGCCTCAACCCCGACGCGGAACCGCACCTGCTCGTCTTCGGCGATGGCCAGTCCGGCAAGTCGACGCTGCTTCGCAACATCGCCCGCGAGATCATGCGGACGCATTCACCGAAGGAGGCCCAGATCGCGGTGGTCGACTACCGGCGCTCGATGCTCGGCGAGATCCCGGACGACTACCTGGTCAGCTACCTCACCTCGGCCACCCAGGCGACCCCCGCTCTGAGCGATCTGGCGGACTACCTGTCGAAGCGGATCCCGGGGCCGGACGTCACGCCCGAGCAGCTGCGCAACCGGTCCTGGTGGACGGGTGCGGACCTGTTCCTGCTGGTCGACGACTACGACCTGGTCGCCACCCAGCAGGGGTCGCCGGTCGCACCCCTGCAGCCGCTGATGGCTCAGGCACGAGACGTCGGCCTGCACGTGATCATCGCCCGCCGCTCGGGTGGAGCCTCGCGATCGCTCTACGAGTCGGTCATCCAGTCGATGCGCGACCTGGCCATGCCCGGCCTGCTGCTCTCCGGCAACCCCGACGAGGGTCCACTCATCGGCAACCTGAAGCCGGTCCCGACGCGCCCGGGTCGTGGCCGCCTGGTCACCCGCGACCGCGGTATCGAGGTCGTCCAGCTGGCGTGGAGCGAGTCCTCGGTGTAG
- a CDS encoding ABC transporter substrate-binding protein: MGLVSVASLALVATACSGDLPASVEEGTEVAVAWRGSLTSTNPASAGSVTDGNLDIASLTRGAFGTLIDDTVEMDETFGKVTMEGEKQARVRYDLAEPTWSDGVPIDTADLMLAWAATSGYFGTAQEGSDGTVDFGAVPTGLTKSAYIPEVDEGARAIEVPLVVPVVDWRTALDVAVPAHVVGQKALKIEDPIEAKEVVETAIEESDTAKLTKIAEAWKTAFTVAEDGKASEEALLSSGPYRIAKITAGEAGQEVDLEANPEYAGEARPTYEQVRLTPASADALASLGEKVDVVQVTPTKGNRKQVRDLERRDYGVETANDGTMWALILRTDRGLFKRKETRTSYLRAVPRGDIAEGGAGEWAEAYEATDVVLFPPGGEGYEIATEDSGFSTKFKASEDATAPRGARVCIAYDKSNAFASGAYDTIANVVDDEGWSTTDCGVSGADKVLSGNKWDAVLARIPIPQTPEEISAQWGSKGSQNATGGGDRERDRLISELARTADPYEARDVRVQIEKTLVADSIVVPIVMNPTVTVIDKKVDSVRPRSGQVAPLVSTIVEWSPTKK, translated from the coding sequence GTGGGGCTCGTTTCCGTTGCCAGCCTGGCGCTCGTCGCAACCGCCTGCTCGGGCGATCTGCCGGCGTCGGTCGAGGAGGGCACCGAGGTCGCCGTCGCGTGGCGAGGCTCCCTGACGAGCACCAACCCGGCGAGCGCCGGCAGCGTGACCGATGGAAACCTGGACATCGCATCGCTGACGCGCGGAGCGTTCGGCACCCTCATCGACGACACCGTCGAGATGGACGAGACGTTCGGCAAGGTCACGATGGAGGGCGAGAAGCAGGCCCGGGTGCGCTACGACCTGGCCGAGCCCACCTGGTCCGACGGGGTTCCGATCGACACGGCCGACCTGATGCTCGCCTGGGCGGCCACGTCCGGCTACTTCGGCACCGCCCAGGAAGGCAGCGACGGGACGGTCGACTTCGGCGCGGTGCCGACGGGCCTGACCAAGAGCGCCTACATCCCCGAGGTCGACGAGGGCGCGCGCGCCATCGAGGTCCCACTGGTGGTGCCGGTGGTCGACTGGCGTACGGCTCTGGACGTCGCCGTCCCGGCACACGTCGTCGGGCAGAAGGCGCTGAAGATCGAGGACCCGATCGAGGCCAAGGAGGTCGTCGAGACCGCGATCGAGGAGTCCGACACCGCGAAGCTGACCAAGATCGCGGAGGCGTGGAAGACCGCCTTCACGGTCGCCGAGGACGGCAAGGCGTCCGAGGAGGCGCTGCTGTCCAGCGGGCCCTACCGGATCGCGAAGATCACGGCCGGCGAGGCCGGCCAGGAGGTCGACCTCGAGGCCAACCCCGAATATGCGGGTGAGGCCAGGCCGACCTACGAGCAGGTACGCCTCACCCCAGCCAGCGCCGACGCGCTGGCCAGCCTCGGGGAGAAGGTCGACGTCGTCCAGGTCACCCCGACCAAGGGCAACCGGAAGCAGGTGCGCGACCTCGAGCGTCGCGACTACGGCGTCGAGACCGCCAACGACGGCACCATGTGGGCGCTGATCCTCCGCACCGACCGCGGCCTGTTCAAGCGCAAGGAGACCCGCACGTCCTATCTGCGGGCCGTGCCCCGGGGCGACATCGCCGAGGGCGGCGCGGGCGAGTGGGCCGAGGCGTACGAAGCCACCGACGTCGTGCTGTTCCCGCCGGGTGGCGAGGGCTACGAGATCGCGACCGAGGACTCCGGGTTCTCCACGAAGTTCAAGGCCTCGGAGGACGCGACGGCTCCCCGCGGTGCGAGGGTGTGCATCGCGTACGACAAGTCGAACGCCTTCGCCTCGGGCGCCTACGACACCATCGCCAACGTCGTCGACGACGAGGGCTGGTCCACCACCGACTGCGGTGTGTCCGGGGCCGACAAGGTGCTGTCCGGCAACAAGTGGGACGCCGTCCTCGCCAGGATCCCGATCCCGCAGACGCCGGAGGAGATCTCGGCGCAGTGGGGCAGCAAGGGCAGCCAGAACGCGACCGGCGGCGGGGACCGCGAACGCGACCGGCTCATCAGCGAGCTGGCCCGCACCGCCGATCCCTACGAGGCCCGCGACGTACGCGTCCAGATCGAGAAGACGCTGGTCGCGGACTCGATCGTGGTGCCGATCGTGATGAACCCGACCGTGACGGTGATCGACAAGAAGGTCGACAGCGTCCGCCCTCGGTCCGGGCAGGTCGCTCCGCTCGTCTCCACCATCGTCGAGTGGTCGCCGACCAAGAAGTAG
- a CDS encoding protein kinase domain-containing protein, translating to MTTLHPGAVFGHYRLDRILGEGGMGVVYDAFDTRLERQVALKMVHAHLADRQFIDMFIREGQTLAQIRSPHIIAIYDIGEQQGSPFIVTQFIKGGDLSGLVRSKGPLAPHLACLVNAQVAGALHDAHQVGIIHQDVKPSNVLVRNPASPLDPFAFLCDFGIATSSSDSPAGGITGTWNYLAPEYIRDERDAQGRPITPEPSRDIYAAGCMLWFSLTGKIPYAGEAVQVAMAHQNAPIPQFVGTDEWTREANRILQLSMAKDRRNRYQSAAVFKDDLLKLREITAPPQLLPAPSMTNPNPVPILVAAVRAPSESEAILIEEAARPSRITPLRVGAAMVGVAALGVGGALAITRPWVEHGPEPIVPTVKGAAYADVNGDKFGDVVTNVQNPDGKGVDVVTWKSDGRTLTPSKPVTYDDPALPEDNDGGEVFPLCADFTGDGKNSFITFVRSEKGFNFHGDLEGSLKAPAGVVEQGKKMAGSTFYYDLGVDDFDGDGVADLFMATTFGNPDPDLDRQGRTVGDGAIWVYRGTGSGFAEPTQFAAYPAATREQVVVGEFTGDEKADLVVLNRAAGEPEDKTLTTGTSELDLYQGDGATIAEAKSFSFKHKGISSILAGDVDDDGRDEIVVAESGRGEGQTITIGTFSDDLAEFSIATRGKLPKPRNTLKTTSRYPVTLADVNGDGLTDVIAASQDTSDSPYTFYVALAAKEGSFQGHELATWKSSPEDVRRYNIMGGTIG from the coding sequence ATGACGACGCTTCATCCCGGGGCAGTGTTCGGACACTACCGCCTGGACCGCATCCTCGGCGAAGGTGGAATGGGCGTCGTATACGACGCATTCGACACCAGGCTCGAGCGCCAGGTCGCGCTGAAGATGGTGCACGCCCATCTCGCCGACCGGCAGTTCATCGACATGTTCATCCGCGAGGGCCAGACCCTCGCTCAGATCAGGTCGCCCCACATCATCGCGATCTACGACATCGGCGAGCAGCAGGGCAGCCCGTTCATCGTCACCCAGTTCATCAAGGGTGGCGACCTGTCCGGCCTCGTACGTTCGAAGGGGCCGTTGGCTCCACACCTGGCGTGCCTGGTCAACGCGCAGGTCGCGGGGGCGCTCCACGACGCTCACCAGGTCGGGATCATCCACCAGGACGTGAAGCCGTCGAACGTGCTCGTGCGCAACCCGGCGAGCCCTCTCGACCCGTTCGCGTTCCTCTGCGACTTCGGGATCGCGACCTCCTCCTCCGACTCGCCCGCAGGCGGGATCACGGGCACGTGGAACTACCTGGCGCCGGAGTACATCCGCGACGAGCGCGACGCCCAGGGCCGCCCGATCACGCCGGAGCCCTCGCGAGACATCTACGCCGCCGGCTGCATGCTGTGGTTCTCGCTGACCGGCAAGATCCCGTACGCCGGTGAGGCCGTGCAGGTGGCGATGGCGCACCAGAACGCGCCGATCCCACAGTTCGTCGGCACCGACGAGTGGACTCGAGAAGCCAACCGGATCCTGCAGCTCTCGATGGCGAAGGACCGGCGCAACCGCTACCAGAGCGCCGCCGTGTTCAAGGACGACCTGCTGAAGCTGCGCGAGATCACCGCTCCGCCGCAGCTCCTGCCGGCGCCGTCCATGACCAACCCGAACCCCGTGCCGATCCTGGTCGCAGCGGTGCGGGCACCGTCCGAGAGCGAGGCCATCCTGATCGAGGAGGCCGCGCGGCCGTCCAGGATCACCCCGCTCCGGGTCGGGGCGGCGATGGTGGGCGTGGCCGCCCTCGGGGTCGGCGGAGCTCTGGCGATCACCCGGCCCTGGGTCGAGCACGGGCCCGAGCCCATCGTGCCGACCGTCAAGGGCGCTGCGTACGCGGACGTCAACGGCGACAAGTTCGGGGACGTGGTCACCAACGTCCAGAACCCCGACGGCAAGGGCGTCGACGTGGTCACCTGGAAGTCGGACGGCCGCACGCTGACGCCGTCGAAACCCGTCACGTACGACGACCCTGCCCTCCCCGAGGACAACGACGGTGGCGAGGTGTTCCCGCTCTGCGCCGACTTCACCGGCGATGGGAAGAACTCGTTCATCACCTTCGTGCGAAGCGAGAAGGGCTTCAACTTCCACGGTGACCTGGAGGGATCCCTCAAGGCGCCGGCGGGAGTCGTCGAGCAGGGCAAGAAGATGGCCGGGTCGACGTTCTACTACGACCTGGGCGTCGACGACTTCGACGGTGACGGTGTCGCCGACCTGTTCATGGCCACGACCTTCGGCAACCCGGACCCGGACCTCGACAGACAGGGCAGAACGGTCGGGGACGGCGCCATCTGGGTCTATCGCGGCACCGGGTCGGGGTTTGCGGAGCCGACACAGTTCGCGGCCTATCCGGCTGCCACCAGGGAGCAGGTCGTGGTGGGTGAGTTCACCGGTGACGAGAAGGCTGATCTGGTGGTGCTGAATCGAGCTGCAGGTGAGCCTGAGGACAAGACACTCACGACTGGAACCTCCGAACTGGACCTATATCAGGGAGACGGGGCCACCATCGCCGAGGCCAAGTCGTTCTCCTTCAAGCACAAGGGGATCAGCTCGATCCTCGCCGGGGACGTCGATGACGACGGCCGGGACGAGATCGTCGTCGCAGAGTCCGGCCGAGGCGAGGGGCAGACGATCACGATCGGGACCTTCAGCGACGACCTGGCCGAGTTCTCGATCGCCACTCGCGGAAAGCTTCCCAAGCCTCGCAACACCCTCAAGACCACCAGCAGGTATCCCGTGACTCTCGCTGACGTGAACGGGGACGGGCTGACCGACGTGATCGCGGCCTCCCAGGACACCAGCGACAGCCCCTACACGTTCTACGTGGCTTTGGCAGCGAAGGAAGGCTCGTTCCAGGGCCATGAGCTGGCGACATGGAAGTCGTCACCCGAAGACGTGCGTCGATACAACATCATGGGAGGAACCATCGGATGA